A segment of the Entomomonas moraniae genome:
AGTTTTGAAAAATCGCAACGAGTATTCCATAAGCGATTGAGTGCTAAAAGTGTAGTGGCCGCATTAGAGCTTCCACCACCAATACCTCCACCCATCGGTAGTTTTTTATTGATCCAAATATCTGCACCTAAAGGCGTTTTGGTTTGTGCTTTTAGTAAGTTAGCTGCTCTAGTAATTAAATTACTATCATGGGGAACATCAATAAAATGGGTGTGAAGCTTTATAATGCCATCATTACGGGTATTAAAAAATAGTTCGTCTGCATAATCTAGAAATTGAAAAATAGTTTGTAGATTATGATAACCATCGGCCCGTCTACCAGTAATATGTAAAAATAAGTTTAATTTTGCAGGTGCAGGTAATACAAGCTCAGCATCCGTTGGCAATTTATTGCTCATTTCATAAACCAGCTATTTCTTTGCCCATTTTTCGAAGAGTCCATTGTTTGAGAACAATCGTGACACGTATATCTTGTCCTTCAGCAATAATGCGCTCTGGTAACCAGTAACCATTATTGTCTTGATATTTTTGATATTGAATTGTCCAATTATCCTGTTTTAATTCTTGTAGTTGGTTTTCTGCGTTGAGTTTGTAAGTATAAGGTGTTTCCGGGGCAGGTAAGCCTTTAATCCACCATACGAGATTGGAGATGGGAATATTCCAACCTAGTTGTTCTTGTAAAAGTTCTTCTGGTGTTGTTGCGCTATATTTACCTTGTCCAGCAATCTCTATCGATACGTTGCCCTTTTGTCCTACAATACGTGTGGCACCACGACCCATAGGGCCGGATAAACGAATGTCATAATAATTAAATTGTTGTAACCAAGCCAG
Coding sequences within it:
- the lolB gene encoding lipoprotein insertase outer membrane protein LolB, translated to MKYKTYFRSLALIGTLLLMAGCGLFSHQEKSSTPEQNWQQHQAKISTLDTWQVDGKVGIKAGKESGSATLAWLQQFNYYDIRLSGPMGRGATRIVGQKGNVSIEIAGQGKYSATTPEELLQEQLGWNIPISNLVWWIKGLPAPETPYTYKLNAENQLQELKQDNWTIQYQKYQDNNGYWLPERIIAEGQDIRVTIVLKQWTLRKMGKEIAGL